The DNA window CGCCCGCCCGGCAGCTCCCGCAGCCGCCACCGGTCGCCCGGGGGCACCAGCGGGGGCGGCGCCGGGGCGGACGTCGCGCCGGGATCGGGCCGCACCAGCAGCGTCGACGTGGTCGCTTGGACGAGGCCCCGTTCGGCGCCCGCGCCGGGGCCGCTGACGTCCAGGTAGACCAGCGGCCGGGCCCAGTCGACCCAGCCGACCAGCTCGGTACGGCCACCCCCCGCACCCACGCTGACCCGGACCCCGGCACGGACGTCCCGCTGGTTGGTGACCCGCACGGCGGCCAGCCGGTCGGCCTCGGCGGCGGTGAGCGGGCGGGCCGCCTCGGTGGGCTCGGCCGGCTCGGGCGACCAGCTCAGCAGCCCGGCGACCAGAGCGGCCGCCGAGGCCGCGGCGGTGGCCGCGAGCGCGATCAGGACGGCGCGGCGGCGGCTGGGCCGCTCGACGGCGTCGCCGGTGCCGTCCACCTCCGGGTCGGCGGAGGGCTCGGCGGAGGCGGGCAGCCGTGGGGTGCTGGCCGCAGCGGCGCGTGGACCGCCGGGGGAGCCGGCGGGCGGGCTGGTGCTGGCGCGGCGGTGGCCGCGTCCGGGAGAGGTCTCCACGAGTGCACAACGCGGCTGCCGGGTTCCGGTGACGAAGCAGGGGCGCTCGCGGCGGCCGGTCAGCGCGTCGAGCGCGACCACCTCGGGTGCGCACGCCGGTTTCTCGGGTGCTGCGACCCCCGGTGCCGGGGACGGCCGGGCCCCGAAGGGGCGGCCACCTTGCCCGGTCGGCCGCCGCGAGCGGCCTACGGTACGAGGGTAGTCCGGTGAGATGAGCCACACAATGGGAATATCGAAGCCGATCAGGGACGGTGCGCGCTCGGCCCGGAAGTGTCGGAGCTCCGGCGTACCGTTGACGTCATGGCGCTCGACATTCCCCGGCTCGACGGCCGCTTCCAGGTCATCAGCGAGTTCCAGCCGGCCGGTGACCAGCCGGCAGCCATCGACGAGCTTGAGCGTCGTGTGCGACGCGGCGACCGCAACACGGTGCTGCTCGGCGCGACCGGCACCGGCAAGAGCGCCACCACGGCGTGGCTGGTCGAGCGGCTGCAGCGGCCCACCCTGGTGCTCGCGCCCAACAAGACCCTCGCCGCGCAGCTCGCCAAGGAGTTCAGCGAGCTGCTGCCGCAGAACGCGGTCGAATACTTCGTCTCCTACTACGACTACTACCAGCCCGAGGCCTACATCCCGCAGACCGACACCTACATCGAGAAGGACTCCTCGGTCAACGAGGAGGTCGAGCGGCTGCGGCACTCGGCGACCATGTCGCTGCTCACCCGGCGCGACGTGATCGTGGTGGCCACGGTGTCGGCGATCTACGGCCTGGGCACCCCGGAGGAATACCTGGACCGGGCCGTGCGGGTCGCCGTGGGGCAGGAGCTCGACCGTGACCAGCTGCTGCGCCGGCTGGTCGACATCCAGTACACGCGCAACGACATGGCCTTCCAGCGCGGCACCTTCCGGGTCCGCGGCGACACGCTGGAGATCATCCCGGCCTACGAGGAACTGGCCGTCCGGATCGAGCTGTTCGGCGACGAGATCGAGAAGCTCTACTACCTCAACCCGCTGACCGGCGACGTGGTCAAGGAGGTCGACCAGTTGGTCATCTTCCCGGCCACCCACTACGCGGCCGGCCCGGAGCGGATGGAGCGGGCGATCCGCGACATCGAGGCCGAGCTGGGCGAGCGGCTGGCCGAGCTGGAGCGGCAGGGCAAGCTGCTGGAGGCGCAGCGGCTGCGGATGCGCACCACCTACGACATCGAGATGATGCGTCAGGTCGGCTTCTGCTCGGGCATCGAGAACTACTCGATGCACATGGACGGGCGGCTGCCCGGCAGCCCGCCGCACTGCCTCCTCGACTACTTCCCCGACGACTTCCTGACCGTGGTCGACGAGTCACACGTGACCATCCCGCAGATCGGCGGCATGTACGAGGGCGACGCCTCCCGCAAGCGGATGCTGATCGACCACGGCTTCCGGCTGCCCAGCGCGGCCGACAACCGGCCGCTGCGCTTCGACGAGTTCCTGGAGCGGGTCGGCCAGATGGTCTTCCTCTCCGCCACCCCCGGCCCGTGGGAGCTGGAACAGGCCCAGGGCGAGTTCGTCGAGCAGGTGATCCGCCCCACCGGCCTGATCGACCCCGAGGTCATCGTGAAGCCGACCAAGGGCCAGATCGACGACCTGATGCACGAGATCAAGCTGCGGACCGAGCGCGACGAGCGGGTCCTGGTCACCACGCTGACCAAGAAGATGGCCGAGGACCTCTCCGACTACCTGCTGGAGAACGGCATCCGGGTGCGCTACCTGCACTCCGAGGTCGACACGCTGCGCCGGGTGGAGCTGCTGCGCGAGCTGCGCAAGGGCGACTACGACGTGCTGGTCGGCATCAACCTGCTCCGCGAGGGCCTCGACCTGCCCGAGGTCTCCCTGGTGGCGATCCTCGACGCCGACAAGGAGGGCTTCCTGCGCAGCGGCCGGTCGCTGATCCAGACCATCGGCCGCGCGGCCCGTAACGTCTCGGGCCAGGTCCACATGTACGCCGACAAGATCACCCCGTCGATGGCCGACGCGATCGACGAGACGAACCGGCGCCGGGCCAAGCAGATCGCGCACAACGAGGCCAACGGGATCAGCCCGGAGCCGCTGCGCAAGAAGATCCACGACATCCTCGACGACATCTACCGCGAGGCGGAGGACACCGAGAACAGCCGGGTCGGCGGGGCCGTCCGGCAGCTCTCGCGGGGCAAGGCGCCGGTCAAGGAGACCCGCAGCCGCAGCCGCGGCGGCGCGGCGACCCCGTCCCGGGAGGGCATGGCCCGGGCCGACCTGGCCAACCTCATCCAGGAGCTCAACGACCAGATGCTCGCCGCCGCGCGGGAGCTGCAGTTCGAGCTGGCCGCCCGGATCCGCGACGAGGTCGCCGACCTGAAGAAGGAACTCCGCGGGATGGACGCCGCCGGGGTGAAGTGACAGGTCGGGGTCGGGGGAGGCCGCCGTGCTGACCGAGGCCGTGGTCGGGCTTCCCGACCCCCGGCTCACGCCCTACGTGGACCGCTACCTCGGTTACCGCGAGCACGCGGTCGGTCCGCTGGTGCGCCGGGAGGCGGCCGGCGCCTTCGTGGTGCTGATCCTCGGGTGGGGCGCCCCGCTCGACGTCACCGACCCGCGCGCCGCCGACCGGGGCGCGTGGGGCACGAGCGCCTTCCTGGCCGGGCCGTTCGACGGCTGGTGCGTGACGCGTACGGCCGGTGAGGGCATGGGCGTGCAGGTGCTGCTGACCGCCCCGGCCGCCCGCCGGCTGCTCGGGCTGCCGCTGGGCGAGCTGGCCAACCGCGCGCTGCCGGTCGACCGGCTCGGCGGGTGGCTGGTCCGGCTCCGCGACGAGCTGGCCGATCTGCCCGACTGGGCGGGCCGGTTCGCCCGGCTCGACGCCGCGTTCGCCGCCCGGCTGGCGGTGACCGGGCCGGTCGATCCGCGCCTGGTGGGGGCCTGGCGGCTCCTCGCCGCCAGCGGCGGCGGCCTGGGCGTCGGCGCGCTGGCCGACGAGGTCGGGTGGAGCCGCCGCCACCTGGCGGTCCGGTTCCGGCGGGAGTTCGGGCTCCCGCCGAAGACGGTCGCCCGGCTGCTGCGCTTCCAGCGGGCGTACGCGATGGTGGGCGCCACGCCGGTCGGTGGCGGGGAGACCGGGCCGGGGTGGGCGGAGCTGGCCGTGCGGCTCGGCTACTACGACCAGTCGCACCTGATCCGGGAGTTCCGCGAGTTCGCCGGCGCGACGCCCGCGGCGCTGGCCGGATCACATTCGTCCAATCCGGGCTGACACCCCCGGCGGCACACTGGGACCCATGCGAAGCATCTATCCGGTCCTCCGGTATCCCGACCCCCGTGCCGCCGTCGACTTCCTCCGGTCCGCGTTCGACCTCACCGTCCACGAGCTGCACGAGGGGCCCGACGGCGAGGTGCGGCACGCCGAGCTCGGCTACGGCGGCAGCCTCGTCATGCTCGGCCCGGGGCCCGCCCCGGCGACCCGGCCGGCCGACGACGACTACCGCGTCTACGTGGCCGTCGACGACGTCGACGCGCACCACGAGCGGGCCCGGGCGGCCGGCGCGGAGATCGTCCGGTCGCCGTTCGACACCGACTACGGCTCCCGCGACTACGCCG is part of the Micromonospora halotolerans genome and encodes:
- a CDS encoding helix-turn-helix domain-containing protein, whose protein sequence is MLTEAVVGLPDPRLTPYVDRYLGYREHAVGPLVRREAAGAFVVLILGWGAPLDVTDPRAADRGAWGTSAFLAGPFDGWCVTRTAGEGMGVQVLLTAPAARRLLGLPLGELANRALPVDRLGGWLVRLRDELADLPDWAGRFARLDAAFAARLAVTGPVDPRLVGAWRLLAASGGGLGVGALADEVGWSRRHLAVRFRREFGLPPKTVARLLRFQRAYAMVGATPVGGGETGPGWAELAVRLGYYDQSHLIREFREFAGATPAALAGSHSSNPG
- a CDS encoding VOC family protein, which codes for MRSIYPVLRYPDPRAAVDFLRSAFDLTVHELHEGPDGEVRHAELGYGGSLVMLGPGPAPATRPADDDYRVYVAVDDVDAHHERARAAGAEIVRSPFDTDYGSRDYAARDLAGLVWSFGTYRP
- the uvrB gene encoding excinuclease ABC subunit UvrB — encoded protein: MALDIPRLDGRFQVISEFQPAGDQPAAIDELERRVRRGDRNTVLLGATGTGKSATTAWLVERLQRPTLVLAPNKTLAAQLAKEFSELLPQNAVEYFVSYYDYYQPEAYIPQTDTYIEKDSSVNEEVERLRHSATMSLLTRRDVIVVATVSAIYGLGTPEEYLDRAVRVAVGQELDRDQLLRRLVDIQYTRNDMAFQRGTFRVRGDTLEIIPAYEELAVRIELFGDEIEKLYYLNPLTGDVVKEVDQLVIFPATHYAAGPERMERAIRDIEAELGERLAELERQGKLLEAQRLRMRTTYDIEMMRQVGFCSGIENYSMHMDGRLPGSPPHCLLDYFPDDFLTVVDESHVTIPQIGGMYEGDASRKRMLIDHGFRLPSAADNRPLRFDEFLERVGQMVFLSATPGPWELEQAQGEFVEQVIRPTGLIDPEVIVKPTKGQIDDLMHEIKLRTERDERVLVTTLTKKMAEDLSDYLLENGIRVRYLHSEVDTLRRVELLRELRKGDYDVLVGINLLREGLDLPEVSLVAILDADKEGFLRSGRSLIQTIGRAARNVSGQVHMYADKITPSMADAIDETNRRRAKQIAHNEANGISPEPLRKKIHDILDDIYREAEDTENSRVGGAVRQLSRGKAPVKETRSRSRGGAATPSREGMARADLANLIQELNDQMLAAARELQFELAARIRDEVADLKKELRGMDAAGVK